The genomic interval TAACAGTACCTTGTGCAATTACAAAAGCCATATAACTAACAAGGAAAATGTTAGGACTTAAAGggaaagattacattttattttgcattaatgtttCAGTGTGTTAAAATGCAGatgtataaaaacattaaaaaagtgtaAAGAGGAACCGtgtatttaagtttttaaattTATGGTAGATCACTTCCCATCCCTCTGAATCCTGTTTTGATGTTTATTACATAGAAACAGTAACTGTGTATGAAGCTTGCACTGAATTTTCTCAAATTCTCTTCAGAGTTGATGCATCTGAATAGGATCTCTGTGACATTCCTGCCATCGGACTCACTTTACAAACtgccagaaaaacacaaatattcccACTTCTTTAACACCATCTACTTCTCTGCCAGGTGAGAGCTGTTTTTCCCTAATCCTCTAATAGATAattttctgaataaataatcaataatctcTTAAACACAAATATAGTAACTTAATCTAAAATACATTATCCTGACCGCAAACTGCTGACGTGACCGCTCACcatgtttcatttctgtttttgtttccgtCTCTGTCAATGCTCTTAAGCTGCGTGCACCAGTTGGGCCCGACAATGAGACAGATTGCAACACCAGACGCTGTGCTTGTCGTGGAGTTGGCCAAGTGAGGGTTTTTTTATGGTTACACAgtttgtttccatggtgacacAACATTCACCAAGAGTACAGTGACTATGCTCTGTTATTCACAAGTGCATTTGCTTTTCTGTATctgatttctttgtgtttgctgcACATCCCATCTGTACGTtcactgataataaaaaaaaaaaaagtgaatcatAGCTGTAATGCTGCTGTTGAATTTAAGttgcatttttgtgttattgtgttacaGGTACATTTTGGATCTGACCAAAGAGCAAGTAGCCGGCTTTGCAGAGACAGTGGTGAGCATCGCTCTGGAGGCTGAATTCGAGCCGTGGTGTGATGGGAAGAGTGATGACGCCCATGCTGTTTTCATACCGCAGAGGAAGTAAAGGTGGCTAATTTATTCTGCTCCCATTGTCAGCAGATTTCCCTTCACAATATGCAACAGTCAAGGTGATATTGCCTCACATCACATTTCCAGATCTTATGCAGACAGAATTTATTTTGCCTTCATAAGGACGTTAACCAACCAATAAGTAGCAACTGTGAGTGGCCTACTATAGTAGTTCATTGTTTGTTGTAGCTGATAACATTTCcatgtttggattttttaagagtaataaaacaatttcatttaCAATTCAAAAGACACGGCAAGAAAATATCCATTTTATGTATCGGTGTATTTTGATAAATACATATGCAATTGCAAGTggatgtattttaataaaagccACACAAAAATCTCTAATCTTGTCCAGAAACTATCGAACTGTCTTCTTGTTTCATTGAGCCTCCTTTGTGAGTTCACTTCCAGCGTCCTCCGACCTTCCCCTTACCATGGACCTTTTTGCTGCATTGagacaagaaaaaatataaagtagatTATGAAAAGTGGTAGAGAGCACAGAAATGACCAGCAAGTGTGACTGATTGTAGATGGatatcactttatttttcatatctTAGATGTGTGTATCCTGTGAATAAAGTGGCAAATGTTAAGAGCTGTGAGTTTGTCATTTCCTGTGTTAATGTGGCTGTTGCCATCCATCTGTGGTATGTTTGCATAGTCGACGCAAAGTAGCATTACACATTGCTACTTTCATGGTAGATTGGGATGAGCAGAGTGACTCACAATTTCTGAGCATGTTGGATTCTGTTCAGGAGGACATTGATCTGacgaaaaaaaataataattacgacacaaattatatatatttaaaataccaGTTTTGTGTATTCTTGGCTCGATGGCTCACCTCATACTTCTGCCTCTTCGTCTTTTCAGTCAGGTCAAATTTCTCTGACTCCAGCTGGTGGATAACTTCCCACATCTCCTTGGCTCTCTCTCTAAAACACACCAGCATCAACAAGTTGAGATGACAATTAAAGgtcactttttacttttttgcagcagcagcagcttcataaAGTATTCCTGGACCTGGTTTCAAATGTAATGGATGCGGATGAATTCAAAAAGCATCAGTCTTTAATGGACCTTAAACTGACCTCAGGCCATCCTCTCTCAGGGTCTCAATAGCCAGTGGCTTGCGTCTCTCTGCCAGAGTCTTCTTCTTGATTTCCCTCGCAGTTTGCTTTTTGCCTCGCCTCTGCTCTGcctgcaggaaacaaacacaactcaCTTTGTTGGAGGATCAGACAGACATGAACTCGGACACTATACAGTGACACACCTGcctgtaaatgtattattctgACCTTGGCCAGGAACCCTCCAAAGTGAGCTCCCATGTTTGAGAgcactttcttcttcttggccTCATCCTCTGCCCTCTTTTTTGCCTCTTCgtcctctttcctctgtctctcctcctgaGGAAGTCAGGTCAAAATATTGTGATCTCAGCAGATTTTTGACAACATATGTAATACAATGTTAAACGTCAATTACTGCAATCCGTGTCTGTCGGTCCCGCTCTTTTTCAGCCCTCACACGCTGCTGCTCAGCCCTTTCTGCCCGGCGGCTCTCctattacagaaaaaaacatgtcagccTGACTTTTACTCATGGCTCGAGTTTCATCCATCACTAATATTCTGAATAGTCAGTGTGTCCTGACAAATCTCTCTCTCATACAAATACATGGGGAACTAATGGACAAACAGTTACAATCCTGAATTTGAGTCcaatcagctcctcctcctctttcttcctctgctcaAAGTGGACATCAATCAGAGTCTGCAGCTCCAGGAGATCTTTCTCCATCCTTTTCCTATGGATATCCTGTCGGGAACCAGAGGATACACAGATCAGGATTATTGAATGCCTGTTTTTGGTGCTATAATTGTGTAAATGCTCCATTATCAACAACCTTGAAGGAACATACATCAAAGTCAACCCTCTCCCCCTCAGGGATTTTAGGGGCAGCGAGCTGTGTGACCGGCCTGTAGAGTAACATGACAGCaagtatttttactgcacttttTAGTAAAAATCTTACAATATGTTTTGTTTAGTATGTGCATGCCAATCTTACTTGTATTTGGGGCGTTCTTCTTCAACATGACAGCcagaacagcaacaaaaaatggggaatcagtttttttgttttcataaacagatgtttgatttgaaaacacagcagaggaaatTACTCCAAGCCTAACTGCAATAGGCAAAACAATAATTTTTAAACatagagaaaaacatttatggCCACTGTTCAAATCCATGATATATGTTTGTGAACTGCCCTTTAAAAGATCAGCAGTTTTtatcctgtttcctgttttttttaaatttgaattgaaGATTACATGTAAATGCATATTTGCGTTTTGAAGGTTTTCCCTTGGGGACACTTTCACTAACAGGTTGCTGTTATAGCTTGTATCTGAATGTGTTATTTCTAAGGCAtggttgattaaaaaaacccaGCACAGCATCAcagtctcacctccctccccctgctcctcatcttcatctggagagagaaagagtgacaTGGAGATTAAATTGATTTGCAACGATGAAACTGCGGttttataaatgaatgagtgaatgtcCTTACCCTCTTGATGGCctctaaataaataagaattgAACAAATAGATCAGAAATGCCGTAAAATAGAAGCTCATGTATTATAAATGTAGAAAAGTTTATAAATGAGAAATAAGTTAACTTGTAGGACTGGATTGACTTACCCATGATCTTCAAACTCAGACATGGTGATACTAGAGAGAAAAGcatgaatataaaaatctgtACTGTTTTAGATATGTAACAGCATTAGCCCAATATATGAAAGGTGTCAAATTAGTTAgtttaagattttttaaaagtagaTCTGAGAATGTGTGGGCTCAATATATTAAACTAATTGGccaataacatgttttttttcccgaTATAACATCTAGTAGCAATCAGACCAAGTACAGTTGTGATGCATTGATTTGTGTTAGCACTCTACCTTAAAGCTGGAGTATGTAGCATTTGAaagaatagaaagaaagaaaagaaaggaaaaaaaaagcttattacACAAGCAAAAGAATGCAGCCTTACTCCATTCAATAGTGAACAGATTTCATGATATATGAGACGATGCATTACATGATTAAAGCAGGCCAGTGCTTTTGTTCAAAGAATAAGATA from Anoplopoma fimbria isolate UVic2021 breed Golden Eagle Sablefish chromosome 5, Afim_UVic_2022, whole genome shotgun sequence carries:
- the LOC129090995 gene encoding troponin T, slow skeletal muscle-like; the encoded protein is MSEFEDHGGHQEDEDEEQGEGEERPKYKPVTQLAAPKIPEGERVDFDVCSFKDIHRKRMEKDLLELQTLIDVHFEQRKKEEEELIGLKFRIESRRAERAEQQRVRAEKERDRQTRIAEERQRKEDEEAKKRAEDEAKKKKVLSNMGAHFGGFLAKAEQRRGKKQTAREIKKKTLAERRKPLAIETLREDGLRERAKEMWEVIHQLESEKFDLTEKTKRQKYEINVLLNRIQHAQKFKKVHGKGKVGGRWK